aggagcCTTTGACTGAAACTTGAGCTGGGTCAGCGTCTACAGAAGTCAGTCTCTTAGCCGGGCATCGCCTTGGTTTAGGTGAGCACAAAGTGTCATCCCAcaccttaaaatcagagcaagCTTAGAGCCAGCTGGGTTGAAATAAATGCACAGTTAAACGTCACAGATTAAGAGCTCATATTTGCAGAAGTTGTAAAAGATGCATGAGTAAAGAGTTTGCATTCTGCGTCAGAAGTATTGGATGTGTAATACAAAGAAGATAAAAACTGAGCCAAGTTTCTCAGCAGTtcagcttttcaaaataagagcataAAAACAAATGCACGACAGACTCATCCGAAAACCAGAAACCTTTTTAATTCCAGATTCTTTTTGTCAAACATACAGTAAGAGGAAGATAGCAGTCCCAAAAACAACATGAGTTAAGTCAGAACAAAAAGTCAGAATAAATTACTTTCCCCCTGAAGGAGCTCCTAACGTGCTGAAGGTCGCAGCTCtcgcacacagcagcagcaggagatgCAAATTAGCCCCAATTTACACTCCTCAGAACTAAAGCAGAGCGCGTGAGCACAGGCGGTGCAGGATGTAGAGTATGTGGCGTAAAGGTGGAGTGAGCAACTAAACACCAtgtttcctccttcttcttcagagTCAGTTTGTGTCTGTGACAGGTCGAGGTTAGAAACAAccctcttcatgtgcaggttgAATTAGATCGGGGGTCCCCAAAATGGGGGTCGGGACCTCCTGGGGGGTTCTGAAATGTCTACTAGAAGGTCTAGTAATccaaaattgcatattttacctaTTATtgcaaaaatatcaacaaaagtagtcattacatttcaaataaaaccttcaaataCTCATCTTTTCAGTAGTTTTCTGCCTTCGTTTGTTGCTAAATCCCCTGACTCTGAAGTTAAGGGTGAGTTAGCAATTAATTATGTTAATTAAGTAATTAATCATTGGGTGACAGACATCTGCCGCATTtgttgaaatagaaaaaaagttttatctaaaaggcagaaacctcagacaGTACTAGAATCAATGGTGGACCTCAATCTTCCTTCTTGGCTAAATTAGAACACAACTAAAGGTATATTCAGCAGGTAGAAACCTCGAACAGGACCAGACTAGACAGTTTGAAGCAACTTTTAACTAGTCAAGGGAAAAATGTTACTGGCAGAAACCTTCAACAACACCAGACTCACTGGTGACAGCCATCTGCCGCatttgtcaaaataaataaataactttcatctaaaaggcagaaacctcggaGAGAACTAGACTCAATTGTGGACCGCCATCTGCCTCCCTGGCTAAATTAGAAAACAATTTACTGTACATtcaacaggtagaaaccttgaaCAGGACCAGACTAGACGGTTTGAAGTGagttttaatcactttgagggaaaaGTTTACCTGGCAGAAACCTTCAACAACATCAGACTCATTTGGTGACAGCAATCTACCACATTTGCTGAAATAGAAACTTTCATCTAaataagaggcagaaacctcggaCAGAACTAGACTCAATGGTGGACCGCCATCGGCCTGCTTGGCTAAATTAGAAAACAACTTATATtcaacaggtagaaacctcgaaCAGGACCAGACTAGACGGTTTGAAGCAACTTTTAATCACTTAAAGGGGCAgtgggggttgcgggctgaatTTTGGGATTAGATAATTCTGTGCCTGTGTTTCCGTTCTGCATGGCTGGTTCCCTCGAACACATCGGGCCATCTActttgttaaatctgaaatgaaaGCTAAGACAGCTGAGCTGATATCTGTGTCGTATGCAGGTTTCCCTTCAAAGACGATGCTTAAGACAAACTGCTGCTTTAAGTGACTGCAGACACAttaagcagaagaagagagatttTTTGAATCCAATTGGTTTGTTCACTGAAAGTAAAAGCCTTGTTTGTGCACCTGCTGGATCTGAACCTTTTCCAGCACGCTGTGTGCAGCAGACTGTGTGGGTGTTTAGCATTCAGCatgccacaaacacacacacataaacatacacacacctgctctgtgctgctgctctgctcatTTATTCACGACGCTCTATCTGACATGAGACGGTCTGCATCTTTAAAGTCTCCTCCTCATCACTCTGAAAAATGTACAGCTGAACATTTAGATACATATCGCTGTTCTTACTCTGTTTAATCCctgatacaaaaacacacacacacacacatcagataTGTACAAGTTATCATACATGAACAGTAAGCAAATTCAGATAAAGTCCCCGACTGTGAGTCAGGACAGAACTGTatgcaatatttaaaatgtcaatttatAATGATcctaaatgtgaaatatgaaGAGCCAAAGTTTGCATGATTATGACATTTGAGGCAACAAACCGAGGGCTCTGAAACTCAGACTCTGGTCTCCACATGGAGGGAAATGTTGGCGAGTACGGGTGTATTTAAAACTTCAGCGTGCATACAGAATAAAGTGAAGTCGCTGTTTACACCTGGAGTTAACATGCATGCAGAGAGGTGAACAATCAGAGGTGACGTGTCATTTAACTCGTATCTTCTCCCTGCTTTAAGGTTTTAATCATTTAAAGTGTTGCAGGTTAAAGATGAGGATTATTAAGAGCAGGAAGTAAGGTCTGTTCAGGTGTGGTCTAAGCTCCTCCCTTAATCAGCATGCATCTTAACCCCAGGTGTGAGCAGGACGTCTGACTAAAGGCCCGTGTTTGCAGGGAGGTCAGTTTCCCTCGAATCACTCCACTTGATCCGGCTCGGCGTCCATGCACGTCTCCCACGGGTTCTTCGGCATCTGCGgcatggagaggaggaggagcgcgATGccggtgaggaagaggaggacgaagcCGGTGCACGCGCAGGCAAAGGACCAGGCGTAGTAGTACTCGATCCAGATCGTGTCCTCGCTCTCGATCATGCGTTTGACCGACTGACGCATCACCTCCAGAGAGATGAAGGCGCAGAGACCTGAGGAGGAGTCAAACAGGTTTTATTAAATCATCCTGAACACACTGCATGCACAACAAACTTCATCATGTTACTTTTCTTACCTGCAAATGCATAAAACATGCCGGCAGGTTTCAGGAGGTAGTCTCGTCCTTTCCCTTTCCCGGTACACGAGCccatcaaacacagagagccTAGGATCATGAAGGCCAGACTGAAGATGGAGATGGCTGCAGCTGAGATGTTgtactctgcagagagagagagagagagagttggtgGAATTGTCCTTTAAAATCTTACAACAGTACACTTCATATTTGGTTCTAAAAGGTAGTTGAAACCCGTCTCACGAGACATCGTTAAGGGAGAAGTTTAAACGTTCTCcatggaagaagaaaaagacaaaaccaGAATGAGCGACTGTTCAAAGACCTCTGGGTGCTGACGCGTTTGATTGATACCTGACAAATAGTTTTCATCACAAGAGGAAGTTGGCAATGAGCAACTGATGCCCAAAGACGGTATAAAACATTGATGTTGTCTCTGTGTCGTCACCAAATAGTTTCTGAAGCAGTGTCATgaagccatgttggaaatgtgaCGGCGACAGAAACAACGGACGTCTGTAAGCGCACGCGCAGTTGGAAGTTGAACCTCAGCTTAGATCTCAGCAGTTTTTGGGTGAGAAGTTGTTTCTATTTGTGTCATTTGTACAAGTTTTTGGAGTCCTTAAACTTTTGGAGTTTAATATTCTTAACTGCAAAGTTTTGAATCTGTTTGGAGGTTTTGAAGCCAGGAATAGACACAGTGattctctgtctgtgtgcacaGTTAGAAGTTGCACCACAGTCTGGATATCAGAtgtgtggtggaaatctggaaatgatagactcaaacaacaacggtttgtctttgtgagctttattccggccttcagtaagctttgcaaagcggtcagatggcagagtgatctaacaaccgagacaaggtctgctcaactgacccagagtgaagatacaacacgttacttatcctcttcagagaataatattaacacatcattaagcatcttcaaagaactgtgagacaaacaagagagtttcttatcacctcttgcttcctggtcaccttcctgacttctcaccttatggtctgctcctcagccatgggaacagataacaatgtgcaaatcacagaaggtttggtatgtgtgaatgtttctagcttctgatcaaagcaagaacaacatactatcatgtctgtatttttcccaccacagATGTTATCAGGAAATCAAGCAATCCAAATATTGTTCCTCTTCATGTCTTTTTCACAATTTATAAGAGACATTTAGAGTTTCATATTCCCAACAGTAATCTTTACATtcagttaaatatttaaaattgagaatcaaaacaatacaaacattGAAAAGGACTGGAAAACTGTAAGATTTACTGAAATAATTTGATATAAGTCATCTTATAAGATGTGCACCAATCACAAAAATTCTCAATTTGAAATATCCAATTCGGGGCGACGTTGGCATTGCATTTTACAGAggctatctctgtctctcttcagctgtcctatcattaaaggcgaaaatgctgaaaacaaaactctaaataaaaaaggaagatgagaacagatgataaaatgtagaatagtaAACTCTAAAACTCTATTCACTCTTAAAACCATCAAAAACATCATGAAGAGCTACTTCTTGACATTGAGATCGCTTAATTTCGTGATAGCAGCTGAGCTCTGAGTGGAGGTCGCTGACGGAGCTCTGCTGTGTCTAATTCtagattttaaacatttaaatagatAACAAACGTTGCAGTTTGGAATATTAAACTCTAAAAGTCCACTAACTCTCAAACTCTTAAAAAAGTCACAAAGCAGTACAGCTTCCGCCGGTGCGATGGATTAATCTCCTGATAACGGCTGATATCCAAGTGGTGGTCCAACTTCCATCTGTGCAGgcgttaaaggtgacatatcacgcttttttcatcaatatatattggtctaagaggtccccaaaacatgtctttaaagtttatgctcaaaaaaatactttgaaatcagattttggtctgcctgaaaaaccctcttcttcagtcctcctcagaacactctgttttctctctgaccacgccccctcaggaagtggatgtgcctctgctgtccagcatgttgatctaatgtttacatgttggctgaatatacacggctgctcagagacctgcgttacttcaaccctctgaatctgagccagaatctgatcctgacggagaggcgcctgtagcaggacctttctgaaccattggtcacagatttagtgtttcttgttgttttatttatcagtatgtcgacgtgtgtcttggtacacagctacagctatgaacatgtagctatgtggctatgctaattagcgctagcacttatccatg
The Notolabrus celidotus isolate fNotCel1 chromosome 7, fNotCel1.pri, whole genome shotgun sequence DNA segment above includes these coding regions:
- the cacng1a gene encoding calcium channel, voltage-dependent, gamma subunit 1a translates to MHKRTKIKIAIFVLLVGMACMFTAVVTDHWAVLSPKVDKVNQTCEAAHFGLWRLCKKYIYISSENYEAGHGCGPISLPGEENCTYFRHFTPGQDAEIFEYKTQKEYNISAAAISIFSLAFMILGSLCLMGSCTGKGKGRDYLLKPAGMFYAFAGLCAFISLEVMRQSVKRMIESEDTIWIEYYYAWSFACACTGFVLLFLTGIALLLLSMPQMPKNPWETCMDAEPDQVE